One window from the genome of Silene latifolia isolate original U9 population unplaced genomic scaffold, ASM4854445v1 scaffold_199, whole genome shotgun sequence encodes:
- the LOC141638208 gene encoding IQ domain-containing protein IQM2-like, with protein MGVSYSCSCPLASDHDLESGLESIIVKSVSLGDDQVTTPERSISFNAQHHDSQPLILHKSPDSGNMILEGSVSFKQRQTTTLISVIPSTDVHCLGLSSPKHQAAVKLQKVYKSFRTRRKLADCAVLVEQSWWKLLDFAELKHSSISFFDIEHHETAISRWSRAKTRAAKVGKGLSKNGKAQKLALQHWLEAIDPRHRYGHNLHFYYTNWLHSHSREPFFYWLDIGEGKEVNLEKCSRCKLQQQCIKYLGPMERKAYEVAVEDGKFLYRQSGEILDTSSEPHAKWIFVLSTSKALYVSKKKKGTFQHSSFLAGGATSAAGRLVVENGLLKAVWPHSGHYRPTPENFQDFIAFLTENNVDLTHVKMDPVDEDEKSIGKQKSSLHFRNSSEEDLGTDSVMENEGEIRSIATQEEETVVAPDDSSSQLSSILTRKLTNLEIPSRDELFMRMQGENETSVSRSDSVNIGDGYDSAKEEASEANGQVEKEGILGEEDEEDKQEIIPAAAILERINSHKETKSYQLGKQLSCKWTTGAGPRIGCVRDYPSELQLRALEQVNLSPRSGRAQIKATFSPGSSPKASTPMSVVCRRSMEQCKVQLSSPLRR; from the exons ATGGGCGTATCGTATTCGTGTTCATGCCCACTAGCCTCTGACCACGATCTAGAGAGCGGTTTGGAATCCATAATAGTCAAGTCTGTGAGTTTGGGGGATGATCAAGTTACCACACCCGAGCGGTCCATCAGTTTCAATGCCCAACATCATGATTCCCAGCCATTGATTCTTCATAAATCTCCTGATTCAGGAAACATGATTCTAGAAGGATCTGTCAGCTTCAAACAAAGACAAACCACCACTTTGATTTCAGTTATACCTTCTACTGATGTACATTGTTTGGGATTGTCAAGCCCCAAGCACCAGGCTGCTGTTAAGTTGCAGAAAGTTTATAAAAGCTTCCGCACCCGAAGAAAGCTTGCTGATTGTGCTGTACTTGTTGAGCAAAGCTG GTGGAAGCTTTTAGATTTTGCGGAGCTGAAGCATAGCTCGATTTCATTTTTCGATATTGAACACCATGAGACAGCCATTTCACGTTGGTCCAGAGCCAAAACAAGGGCTGCTAAGGTCGGTAAAGGTCTCTCCAAGAATGGCAAAGCTCAAAAGCTCGCCTTGCAGCATTGGTTAGAGGCT ATTGATCCTCGACACCGTTATGGACATAATCTTCACTTCTACTACACTAATTGGCTCCACTCTCACAGCAGAGAACCCTTCTTTTACTG GCTTGATATTGGAGAAGGAAAAGAGGTTAACTTGGAGAAATGCTCAAGATGTAAGCTTCAACAGCAGTGTATTAAATATCTTGGCCCG ATGGAGAGAAAGGCCTATGAAGTTGCAGTTGAAGATGGAAAATTCTTGTATAGACAAAGTGGAGAGATCCTTGATACCTCGTCTGAACCCCACGCCAAGTGGATATTTGTGTTGAGCACCTCCAAGGCCTTGTACGTCAGCAAAAAGAAGAAAGGCACTTTTCAGCACTCTAGCTTCTTGGCTGGAGGGGCCACATCTGCTGCTGGTAGACTCGTTGTTGAAAATGGCTTGCTTAAG GCGGTATGGCCTCACAGCGGCCACTATAGGCCTACTCCAGAAAACTTCCAAGACTTCATTGCCTTCCTCACTGAAAATAATGTGGATCTTACTCATGTTAAG ATGGATCCAGTAGACGAGGATGAAAAATCGATTGGCAAACAGAAAAGCAGTCTTCATTTCAGAAACTCTTCTGAAGAAGATCTGGGCACAGATAGTGTTATGGAGAACGAGGGAGAAATCAGAAGCATTGCTACACAAGAGGAGGAGACCGTTGTCGCACCAGATGATTCCAGTTCTCAGCTTTCTAGCATCCTGACTAGAAAATTAACCAATCTCGAGATACCTAGTAGAGACGAGTTGTTTATGAGAATGCAGGGTGAAAATGAGACTTCAGTATCCAGAAGTGATTCTGTAAATATTGGTGATGGTTATGATTCAGCCAAAGAAGAAGCATCAGAGGCAAATGGCCAAGTAGAAAAAGAAGGTATACTGGGGGAGGAAGATGAAGAGGACAAACAGGAAATCATTCCCGCAGCAGCAATCCTTGAAAGGATAAACTCTCATAAAGAAACTAAATCATACCAACTAGGAAAACAGTTATCGTGTAAATGGACGACAGGAGCAGGGCCTCGTATCGGATGCGTGAGAGATTACCCGTCAGAGCTGCAGTTGCGAGCTCTGGAGCAAGTGAATCTGTCTCCGAGAAGTggacgtgcccaaataaaagcaACGTTTTCTCCAGGATCAAGCCCCAAGGCATCAACACCAATGTCAGTAGTGTGTCGAAGAAGTATGGAGCAGTGTAAGGTGCAGTTGTCGTCTCCCTTGAGGCGTTAG